In a single window of the Micromonospora inositola genome:
- a CDS encoding acyl-CoA dehydrogenase family protein, with the protein MARLAQTPGLTDVQRSILETVREFADKEIIPHAQRLEHADEYPTDILDGMREMGLFGLTIDEEYGGLGESLLTYALVVEQLSRGWMSISGIVNTHFIVAYLISQHGSAEQKARLLPKMATGEVRGAFSMSEPECGSDVSAIKSKAVRDGDNYVLNGQKMWLTNGAYSSVVATLVKTDTGADSVYGNMSTFLLEKEPGFGETAPGLTIPGKIDKMGYKGVETTEMVLDGVRVPASAVLGGEEKVGRGFYQMMDGIEVGRVNVAARACGISIRAFELAVAYAQQRRTFGQPLARHQAIAFKLAEMGTKIEAAHSLMVNAARLKDAGQRNDVEAGMAKLLASEYCAEVVQEAFRIHGGYGYSKEYEIERLMREAPFLLIGEGTSEIQKTIISRGLLKEYKL; encoded by the coding sequence ATGGCCCGACTCGCCCAGACGCCCGGCCTGACCGATGTGCAGCGGTCGATCCTGGAAACCGTCCGGGAGTTCGCGGACAAGGAGATCATTCCGCACGCCCAGCGGCTGGAGCACGCCGACGAGTACCCGACCGACATCCTCGACGGGATGCGCGAGATGGGGCTCTTCGGGCTCACCATCGACGAGGAGTACGGCGGGCTCGGCGAGTCCCTGCTCACGTACGCCCTGGTGGTCGAGCAGCTGTCCCGGGGCTGGATGTCGATCTCCGGCATCGTCAACACCCACTTCATCGTGGCGTACCTGATCTCCCAGCACGGCTCGGCGGAGCAGAAGGCCCGGCTGCTGCCGAAGATGGCCACCGGCGAGGTGCGCGGCGCCTTCTCGATGTCAGAACCGGAGTGCGGCTCCGACGTCTCGGCGATCAAGTCGAAGGCGGTCCGCGACGGCGACAACTACGTGCTCAACGGCCAGAAGATGTGGCTGACCAACGGGGCGTACTCCTCGGTGGTGGCCACCCTGGTGAAGACCGACACCGGTGCGGACTCGGTCTACGGCAACATGAGCACCTTCCTGCTGGAGAAGGAGCCCGGCTTCGGCGAGACCGCCCCCGGCCTGACCATCCCCGGCAAGATCGACAAGATGGGCTACAAGGGCGTCGAGACCACCGAGATGGTGCTCGACGGGGTCCGCGTCCCGGCCTCCGCCGTCCTCGGCGGCGAGGAGAAGGTCGGCCGCGGCTTCTACCAGATGATGGACGGCATCGAGGTCGGGCGGGTCAACGTCGCCGCCCGCGCCTGCGGCATCTCCATCCGCGCCTTCGAGCTGGCCGTCGCGTACGCCCAGCAGCGCCGCACCTTCGGCCAGCCGCTCGCTCGGCATCAGGCCATCGCGTTCAAGCTCGCCGAGATGGGCACCAAGATCGAGGCCGCGCACTCGCTCATGGTCAACGCGGCGCGGCTCAAGGACGCCGGCCAGCGCAACGACGTCGAGGCCGGCATGGCCAAGCTGCTCGCCTCCGAGTACTGCGCCGAGGTCGTCCAGGAGGCCTTCCGCATCCACGGCGGGTACGGCTACTCCAAGGAGTACGAGATCGAGCGGCTGATGCGCGAGGCCCCGTTCCTGCTCATCGGCGAGGGCACTTCGGAGATCCAGAAGACGAT
- a CDS encoding DUF4190 domain-containing protein has protein sequence MSHPPPGEPDQPPSPYEPPSYGQPPHHDPYGQQPQWGQQPPYAPQPPYGQYGPPPGGGGGGTNVMAVLSLVFAFVFAPAGIVLGHLAKRQIRQTGEEGAQLATWGLVLSYVFTAIGLLACCGWIALAIWANSDSGDSYS, from the coding sequence GTGAGCCATCCACCACCCGGGGAGCCGGACCAGCCCCCGTCGCCGTACGAGCCGCCGTCCTACGGCCAGCCGCCCCACCACGACCCGTACGGCCAGCAGCCGCAGTGGGGGCAGCAGCCGCCGTACGCGCCGCAGCCACCGTACGGTCAGTACGGCCCGCCGCCCGGCGGGGGCGGCGGTGGCACCAACGTGATGGCGGTCCTGTCGCTGGTCTTCGCCTTCGTCTTCGCCCCGGCCGGGATCGTCCTCGGCCACCTGGCCAAGCGGCAGATCCGGCAGACCGGCGAGGAGGGCGCCCAGCTCGCCACCTGGGGCCTGGTGCTCAGCTACGTCTTCACCGCGATCGGGCTGCTCGCCTGCTGCGGCTGGATCGCCCTGGCCATCTGGGCGAACTCCGACAGCGGCGACTCCTACAGCTGA
- a CDS encoding SDR family NAD(P)-dependent oxidoreductase — translation MALDARGGRPRRDVSRPGLVRRSRGTAPAGSADDSDQPAPLAEPVTMRLDGRVALVTGAGSPDGIGYATARRLADLGARVAIVSTTRRIHERAGELGVTGFVADLTDESEVGALADAVAEQLGDVEVLVNNAGLASRASPEVLRPVAQLSYDEWRGEIDRNLTTAFLCSRAFISGMAERGWGRIVNLAATAGAVNALPTEAAYAAAKAGVVGLTRALAMEMIADGVTVNAVAPGTIYTAASTMAEIKQGLGTPVGRPGTPDEVAAAIAFLCSPAASYITGQMLVVDGGNSVREAEFR, via the coding sequence ATGGCACTTGACGCGCGTGGTGGCCGACCGAGACGGGACGTGAGCCGTCCGGGCCTGGTCCGGCGCAGCCGAGGCACCGCCCCGGCGGGCTCCGCCGACGACTCCGACCAGCCGGCGCCGCTCGCCGAGCCGGTCACCATGCGCCTCGACGGCCGGGTCGCCCTGGTCACCGGAGCGGGCAGCCCGGACGGCATCGGCTACGCCACCGCCCGCCGGCTGGCCGACCTGGGGGCCCGGGTCGCCATCGTCTCCACCACCCGCCGGATCCACGAGCGGGCCGGCGAGCTGGGCGTGACCGGCTTCGTGGCCGACCTGACCGACGAGTCGGAGGTGGGCGCGCTCGCCGACGCGGTGGCCGAGCAGCTCGGCGACGTCGAGGTGCTGGTCAACAACGCCGGCCTGGCCAGCCGGGCCAGCCCCGAGGTGCTGCGGCCGGTGGCCCAGCTCAGCTACGACGAGTGGCGCGGCGAGATCGACCGGAACCTGACCACCGCGTTCCTGTGCAGCCGGGCGTTCATCAGCGGGATGGCCGAGCGCGGCTGGGGTCGGATCGTCAACCTGGCGGCGACCGCCGGCGCGGTCAACGCGCTGCCGACCGAGGCCGCGTACGCGGCGGCGAAGGCGGGCGTGGTGGGGCTGACCCGGGCCTTGGCGATGGAGATGATCGCCGACGGGGTGACCGTCAACGCGGTCGCCCCCGGCACCATCTACACGGCGGCGTCGACGATGGCCGAGATCAAGCAGGGGCTCGGTACCCCCGTCGGCCGTCCGGGCACGCCGGACGAGGTGGCCGCGGCGATCGCCTTCCTCTGCTCGCCGGCCGCCTCGTACATCACCGGGCAGATGCTGGTGGTGGACGGCGGCAACAGCGTCCGCGAGGCGGAGTTCCGCTGA
- a CDS encoding DUF4190 domain-containing protein, which produces MSYPPPSGGWHDPSAPGQQSTPPADPTLAMGGSPIPAQPTSADPYAPVYPYAGTPGGQPMADPYAAAGYPPPAYPGYGYPAPAKTNTMAIVALVLSLVGFASCITAPVGAILGHVARKQIRETGEQGEGMAKAAIIVGWILTGLLALLIAFYIVVIVIAIANGDSSSSSTF; this is translated from the coding sequence ATGAGCTATCCCCCGCCGTCCGGTGGTTGGCACGACCCGTCCGCACCCGGCCAGCAGTCCACGCCGCCCGCCGACCCGACCCTCGCGATGGGCGGCAGTCCGATCCCCGCCCAGCCGACCTCCGCCGACCCGTACGCCCCGGTGTACCCGTACGCCGGGACGCCGGGGGGGCAGCCCATGGCCGACCCGTACGCCGCGGCCGGCTACCCCCCGCCGGCCTACCCGGGGTACGGCTACCCGGCCCCGGCGAAGACCAACACCATGGCCATCGTGGCGCTGGTGCTCTCGCTGGTCGGCTTCGCCTCCTGCATCACCGCGCCGGTCGGCGCGATCCTCGGCCACGTGGCCCGCAAGCAGATCCGCGAGACCGGCGAGCAGGGCGAGGGGATGGCCAAGGCCGCCATCATCGTCGGCTGGATCCTCACCGGCCTGCTGGCGCTGCTGATCGCCTTCTACATCGTGGTGATCGTGATCGCGATCGCCAACGGCGACTCGAGCAGCAGCAGCACCTTCTGA
- a CDS encoding HpcH/HpaI aldolase/citrate lyase family protein — protein sequence MAAVGRPRRSCLAVPGSSVKMLGKAQGLPADQVFLDLEDAVAPLAKPDARKNIVAALNEGGWAGKTRVVRVNDLTTPWTYRDVIEVVEGAGANLDCIMLPKVQNAAQVQWLDLTLTQIEKTLGLEVGRIGIEAQIENAAGLVNVDAIAAASPRVETIIFGPADFMASINMKSLVVGALIPDYPGDPYHYILMRILMAARMHDKQAIDGPFLQIRDVDAFREVAKRSAALGFDGKWVLHPGQIDAANEVYSPAQADYDHAELILDAYEHYTSEAGGKLGAVMLGDEMIDEASRKMALVIAAKGRAAGMTRTSSFTPPSE from the coding sequence ATGGCCGCTGTCGGTCGCCCCCGCCGGTCCTGCCTCGCGGTACCCGGTTCCAGCGTCAAGATGCTCGGCAAGGCCCAGGGCCTGCCGGCCGACCAGGTCTTCCTGGACCTGGAGGACGCGGTCGCCCCGCTGGCCAAGCCGGACGCCCGGAAGAACATCGTCGCCGCCCTGAACGAGGGCGGCTGGGCCGGCAAGACCCGGGTGGTCCGGGTGAACGACCTGACCACGCCGTGGACCTACCGGGACGTGATCGAGGTGGTCGAGGGCGCCGGCGCGAACCTGGACTGCATCATGCTGCCGAAGGTGCAGAACGCCGCCCAGGTGCAGTGGCTGGACCTGACGCTGACCCAGATCGAGAAGACGCTCGGCCTGGAGGTCGGCCGGATCGGCATCGAGGCGCAGATCGAGAACGCGGCCGGCCTGGTCAACGTCGACGCCATCGCGGCCGCCTCGCCGCGGGTGGAGACCATCATCTTCGGCCCGGCCGACTTCATGGCCTCGATCAACATGAAGTCGCTGGTGGTCGGCGCGCTGATCCCGGACTACCCGGGCGACCCGTACCACTACATCCTGATGCGGATCCTGATGGCCGCCCGGATGCACGACAAGCAGGCCATCGACGGCCCGTTCCTGCAGATCCGGGACGTCGACGCGTTCCGCGAGGTGGCCAAGCGGTCGGCGGCGCTCGGCTTCGACGGCAAGTGGGTGCTGCACCCGGGCCAGATCGACGCGGCCAACGAGGTCTACTCCCCGGCCCAGGCCGACTACGACCACGCGGAGTTGATCCTCGACGCGTACGAGCACTACACCTCGGAGGCGGGCGGCAAGCTCGGCGCGGTGATGCTCGGCGACGAGATGATCGACGAGGCCTCCCGCAAGATGGCCCTGGTGATCGCGGCCAAGGGGCGCGCGGCCGGGATGACCCGTACGTCGAGCTTCACCCCGCCGTCGGAGTGA
- a CDS encoding SDR family NAD(P)-dependent oxidoreductase has product MEDLTGRRTVVVTGASSGIGLAAAVDLSRRGDRVVLVGRDPARLQSAGDRVRETCGERPELFRADFAVLDDVRRLAERLRESYDRIDVLANNAGAIVLQPATTVDGFELSMQANHLAPFLLSNLLADRIGRMVVTASGAHRSGALDPDDLNAALRRYRPMQAYGTSKQANILFTAEAARRWPDVPAYSFHPGVVRTRFGNESRLVALGMRLLPFRSPEKGAETLVWLANQDPSRLVDGGYYHDRRPRRPLAKAADPRLAARLWTASAKALGIEG; this is encoded by the coding sequence GTGGAAGATCTCACTGGGCGTCGGACCGTGGTGGTGACGGGCGCCAGCTCCGGCATCGGACTGGCCGCCGCCGTCGACCTGTCCCGCCGGGGCGACCGGGTGGTGCTGGTCGGCCGGGACCCGGCCCGGCTGCAGTCGGCCGGAGACCGGGTCCGCGAGACCTGCGGCGAACGGCCCGAGCTGTTCCGCGCCGACTTCGCCGTCCTGGACGACGTCCGCCGGCTCGCCGAGCGGCTGCGGGAGTCGTACGACCGGATCGACGTGCTGGCCAACAACGCCGGCGCCATCGTGCTCCAGCCGGCGACCACGGTCGACGGTTTCGAACTGAGCATGCAGGCCAACCATCTGGCCCCGTTCCTGCTCAGCAACCTGCTCGCCGACCGGATCGGGCGGATGGTGGTCACCGCCTCCGGCGCGCACCGCAGCGGGGCGCTGGACCCCGACGACCTCAACGCCGCGCTGCGCCGCTACCGACCGATGCAGGCGTACGGGACCAGCAAGCAGGCGAACATCCTCTTCACCGCCGAGGCGGCCCGGCGCTGGCCGGACGTGCCGGCGTACTCGTTCCACCCGGGCGTGGTGCGGACCCGGTTCGGCAACGAGAGCCGGCTGGTCGCGCTGGGCATGCGGCTGCTGCCGTTCCGCAGCCCGGAGAAGGGCGCGGAGACGCTGGTCTGGCTGGCCAACCAGGACCCGTCCCGGCTGGTCGACGGCGGCTACTACCACGACCGGCGACCGCGCCGGCCGCTCGCCAAGGCGGCCGACCCGCGGCTCGCCGCCCGGCTCTGGACGGCCAGCGCCAAGGCCCTCGGCATCGAGGGGTGA
- a CDS encoding GNAT family N-acetyltransferase, translated as MTTGNDTGARSTDAGRATSATEVGGPAGELRVGGEDAELSARLERELTAYNNAATGADDEADLSVRVVDADGELVGGLTGWTWGGRAGINMVWVRDDRRHEGWGGRLLRATEEEAARRGCTEISVSSFSFQAPDFYRRHGYSDTGIRDGIPGGHVDHQFWKSLVHDPAAAVRLVALVEFGTDAVAAGQRYEDVVLALLGRHGGRLERRLRAGDGRSEAHVIRFATRAGYESFLVDPERAALRAALGDAAPVTRVLEVHDV; from the coding sequence ATGACGACGGGGAACGACACCGGTGCGCGGAGCACCGACGCCGGCCGGGCGACGAGCGCCACCGAGGTCGGCGGGCCGGCCGGTGAGCTGCGGGTGGGCGGCGAGGACGCGGAGCTGTCGGCCCGGCTCGAACGGGAGCTGACCGCGTACAACAACGCGGCGACCGGCGCGGACGACGAGGCCGACCTGTCGGTGCGGGTGGTCGACGCGGACGGGGAACTGGTCGGCGGGCTGACCGGCTGGACCTGGGGCGGCCGGGCCGGGATCAACATGGTGTGGGTGCGCGACGACCGCCGGCACGAGGGCTGGGGCGGGCGGCTGCTGCGGGCCACCGAGGAGGAGGCCGCGCGGCGCGGCTGCACGGAGATCTCCGTGTCGTCCTTCTCGTTCCAGGCGCCGGACTTCTACCGGCGACACGGCTACTCCGACACCGGGATCCGGGACGGCATCCCGGGCGGCCACGTCGACCACCAATTCTGGAAGTCGCTGGTGCACGACCCGGCCGCCGCGGTGCGGCTGGTCGCCCTGGTGGAGTTCGGCACCGACGCGGTCGCCGCCGGTCAGCGGTACGAGGACGTGGTGCTCGCCCTGCTCGGGCGGCACGGCGGGCGACTGGAGCGGCGGCTGCGGGCCGGCGACGGGCGGAGCGAGGCGCACGTGATCCGGTTCGCCACCCGGGCCGGCTACGAGTCGTTCCTCGTCGACCCGGAACGGGCCGCGCTGCGCGCGGCGCTCGGCGACGCCGCGCCGGTCACCCGGGTGCTGGAGGTCCACGACGTCTGA
- a CDS encoding APC family permease, with amino-acid sequence MGTGPDRRDAQGDEVERGTVVTPSAEFPPLAPDERATLRRIGDRWRGARRPGELPVDPTLGRNGRRPAPSRFGRLAPIEMFTVEEPDELVATEPAQLPGSRLGRGLTRLRQALFGPPLRSSAVLYERMRKLVALPILSSDLLSSVAYGPEAMLTVLVLAGGGALGLSLPLAALLVVLMIAVGLSYRQTIPAYPHGAGSYIVAGDNLGATAGLAAAAGLMLDYILTVSVSVAAGVHAVTSALPGLTPATVPLGVLVIAVLLAGNLRGVRTAGNIFVLPTYAFVVTLVALLVVGYLRAAGRGFAPAPPPAVPAAEGLGLLLVLRAFASGAVSMTGIEAVSNAVPAFRPTEWRNARTTLAWMVAMLVVLFAGLVVLIHLAGLAPRPDQTLLSQLGRVTFPTGPWYALLQATTALILLLAANTAFNDFPRLLFFMARAGHAPRRFLHLGDRLEFGNGLVALSLAATVIFVVFGGHTEALIPLYAVGVFLAFTLSQAGMVEHWRRHRGRGWRRRLALNALGAALSGLVLLTAAVAKFAEGAWVVVVAVPLLVLLFRRIHRHYATLDRALALHPPPTAGSAADDRPVEGEELPQEVRHLVIVPVARLNRASLRALAYAASLGQPTLAVHIAPEDAEADRFREQWRAWGDHVRLETIVSPYRAVIGPLAHYLEALHAARAELTLTVIVPEVVLRRRWVRPLHSRAEQRLRSALRALPGVVVTSVPVHISD; translated from the coding sequence GTGGGAACGGGACCGGACCGGCGGGACGCGCAGGGCGACGAGGTCGAGCGCGGCACCGTCGTCACGCCCTCGGCCGAGTTCCCCCCGCTGGCGCCGGACGAGCGGGCGACGCTGCGCCGGATCGGCGACCGCTGGCGCGGCGCCCGCCGGCCGGGCGAGCTGCCCGTCGACCCGACGCTGGGCCGCAATGGGCGCCGGCCGGCGCCGAGCCGCTTCGGCCGGTTGGCGCCGATCGAGATGTTCACCGTCGAGGAGCCGGACGAACTGGTCGCCACCGAGCCGGCGCAGCTGCCCGGCTCCCGGCTGGGGCGCGGCCTCACCCGGCTCCGGCAGGCGCTCTTCGGCCCCCCGTTGCGCAGCTCAGCGGTGCTGTACGAGCGGATGCGCAAGCTGGTGGCCCTGCCGATCCTCTCGTCGGACCTGCTCAGCTCGGTCGCGTACGGGCCGGAGGCGATGCTGACCGTGCTGGTGCTGGCCGGCGGCGGCGCGCTCGGGCTGTCCCTGCCGTTGGCCGCCCTGCTGGTCGTGCTGATGATCGCCGTGGGGCTGTCGTACCGGCAGACCATCCCGGCCTATCCGCACGGCGCCGGCTCCTACATCGTCGCCGGTGACAACCTCGGTGCCACTGCCGGACTCGCCGCCGCCGCCGGGCTGATGCTCGACTACATACTGACCGTCTCGGTCTCGGTGGCGGCCGGGGTGCACGCGGTCACCTCGGCGCTGCCCGGGCTGACTCCGGCCACCGTGCCGCTCGGCGTGCTGGTGATCGCCGTGCTGCTGGCCGGAAACCTGCGCGGGGTCCGTACCGCCGGCAACATCTTCGTGCTGCCCACGTACGCCTTCGTGGTGACCCTCGTGGCGCTGCTGGTGGTCGGATACCTGCGCGCTGCGGGCCGGGGCTTCGCGCCGGCGCCCCCGCCGGCGGTGCCGGCGGCGGAGGGTCTGGGACTGCTGCTGGTGCTGCGCGCGTTCGCCTCCGGCGCGGTGTCGATGACCGGCATCGAGGCGGTGTCGAACGCGGTCCCGGCGTTCCGGCCCACCGAGTGGCGCAACGCCCGCACCACCCTCGCCTGGATGGTCGCCATGCTGGTGGTCCTCTTCGCCGGGCTGGTCGTGCTGATCCACCTGGCCGGCCTGGCGCCCCGCCCGGACCAGACCCTGCTCTCCCAGCTCGGCCGGGTCACCTTCCCCACCGGCCCCTGGTACGCCCTGCTCCAGGCCACCACCGCGCTGATCCTGCTGCTGGCCGCGAACACCGCGTTCAACGACTTCCCCCGGCTGCTCTTCTTCATGGCGCGGGCCGGTCACGCGCCCCGCCGCTTCCTGCACCTGGGTGACCGGCTGGAGTTCGGCAACGGTCTGGTCGCGCTCAGCCTCGCGGCGACGGTCATCTTCGTGGTGTTCGGCGGACACACCGAGGCGCTGATCCCGCTCTACGCGGTCGGGGTCTTCCTCGCGTTCACCCTCTCCCAGGCCGGCATGGTGGAGCATTGGCGGCGCCACCGGGGCCGGGGCTGGCGGCGTCGGCTGGCCTTGAACGCGCTCGGCGCCGCGCTCTCCGGTCTGGTGCTGCTGACCGCCGCGGTCGCCAAGTTCGCCGAGGGCGCCTGGGTCGTGGTGGTCGCCGTACCGCTGCTGGTGCTGCTCTTCCGCCGGATCCACCGGCACTACGCCACGCTGGACCGGGCGCTGGCGCTGCACCCGCCGCCGACCGCCGGGTCCGCGGCGGACGACCGGCCCGTCGAGGGCGAGGAACTGCCCCAGGAGGTACGCCACCTGGTGATCGTGCCGGTGGCCCGGTTGAACCGGGCGTCGCTGCGCGCGCTGGCGTACGCGGCCTCGCTGGGCCAGCCCACGCTGGCCGTGCACATCGCCCCGGAGGACGCCGAGGCGGACCGGTTCCGCGAGCAGTGGCGGGCCTGGGGTGACCACGTGCGGCTGGAGACGATCGTGTCGCCGTACCGGGCGGTGATCGGGCCGCTGGCGCACTATTTGGAGGCGCTGCACGCCGCTCGGGCGGAGCTGACGTTGACCGTGATCGTGCCGGAGGTGGTGCTGCGCCGCCGCTGGGTTCGGCCGCTGCACAGCCGGGCCGAGCAACGGCTGCGGTCCGCCCTGCGGGCGCTGCCGGGGGTGGTGGTCACCAGCGTCCCGGTGCACATCTCCGACTGA
- a CDS encoding DMT family transporter, protein MSTVPHRPPLDPLTVGVVVVAVAAVSSSAPLVAFAAAPALAIAFWRNLLSVAVLGPFSLARRRAEFRALTVGAGRREGLYCVLSGVALAAHFATWMPSAQLTSVAAATALGATQPVWQGLIARWQGRRLPVAVWAGIAVAVVGAALATGADFGASGRAFAGDLLAVAGGMFAAVYTAFGERARATISTTTYTTICYGICAAILLVVCLLGGVRLHGYDGGTWLAILGLVAGAQLLGHSMFNYALRRISATTISVLILLEAPGAALIAWVWLGQLPRPLALPGLALLLAGVVVVVLGGARTGRRPEPVAVPADAGPLVE, encoded by the coding sequence GTGTCCACCGTTCCGCACCGCCCGCCCCTGGATCCGCTGACCGTCGGCGTGGTCGTGGTCGCCGTCGCGGCCGTCTCGTCCTCCGCCCCGCTGGTCGCCTTCGCGGCCGCCCCCGCCCTGGCCATCGCGTTCTGGCGGAACCTGCTCTCGGTGGCCGTGCTCGGCCCGTTCTCGCTGGCCCGGCGGCGGGCGGAGTTCCGCGCGCTGACCGTCGGCGCCGGCCGGCGGGAGGGCCTGTACTGCGTGCTGTCCGGGGTGGCGCTGGCCGCGCACTTCGCCACCTGGATGCCGAGCGCGCAGCTCACCTCGGTCGCAGCGGCCACCGCGCTCGGCGCGACGCAGCCCGTGTGGCAGGGGCTGATCGCCCGCTGGCAGGGCCGACGCCTGCCGGTGGCGGTGTGGGCGGGCATCGCGGTGGCGGTGGTCGGCGCGGCGCTGGCCACCGGCGCCGACTTCGGCGCCTCCGGCCGGGCCTTCGCCGGTGACCTGCTCGCCGTGGCGGGCGGGATGTTCGCCGCCGTCTACACCGCCTTCGGCGAGCGGGCCCGGGCCACCATCAGCACCACCACGTACACCACCATCTGCTACGGGATCTGCGCCGCGATCCTGCTGGTGGTCTGTCTGCTCGGCGGGGTACGCCTGCACGGTTACGACGGCGGCACCTGGCTGGCCATCCTCGGCCTGGTGGCCGGCGCCCAGCTGCTCGGCCACTCGATGTTCAACTACGCCCTGCGCCGGATCTCCGCCACCACGATCAGCGTGCTGATCCTGCTGGAGGCGCCCGGCGCGGCCCTGATCGCCTGGGTGTGGCTCGGCCAGCTGCCCCGGCCGCTGGCGCTCCCCGGCCTGGCCCTGCTCCTGGCCGGCGTGGTCGTGGTGGTCCTCGGCGGCGCCCGCACCGGCCGCCGCCCCGAACCGGTCGCGGTTCCCGCCGACGCCGGACCCCTCGTCGAGTGA
- a CDS encoding HAD family hydrolase encodes MPRFQAVLFDFFGTLTRPVQRGAAHRWTAELLGCPSDTLVEVLDRTYYQRASGLLGNAEATLRWVCDQAGVHPSDGAVRAAVASRHRAVRADTRLRDEAVPVLAGLRQRGVRTGLISDCTHELPAFLPQLAIAPLLDVRVFSVQVGRCKPDLALYLAACRRLELAPADCLYVGDGGSQELTGAERAGMTAVRLAAPDLAEHLVFNAERGWAGPVLNSLTEALELVDPAVEPIASALP; translated from the coding sequence ATGCCCAGGTTCCAAGCGGTGCTGTTCGACTTCTTCGGCACGCTCACCCGGCCCGTCCAGCGCGGCGCCGCCCACCGCTGGACCGCCGAGCTGCTCGGCTGCCCGAGCGACACCCTGGTCGAGGTGCTCGACCGCACCTACTACCAGCGGGCCAGCGGGCTGCTCGGCAACGCCGAGGCGACCCTGCGCTGGGTCTGCGACCAGGCCGGCGTCCACCCGTCGGACGGGGCGGTACGCGCCGCCGTCGCGTCCCGCCACCGGGCCGTACGCGCCGACACCCGGCTGCGCGACGAGGCGGTGCCGGTGCTGGCCGGCCTGCGCCAGCGGGGCGTACGCACCGGGCTGATCAGCGACTGCACCCACGAACTGCCGGCGTTCCTGCCCCAACTGGCGATCGCCCCGCTGCTGGACGTTCGGGTCTTCTCGGTACAGGTGGGGCGCTGCAAGCCGGACCTGGCGCTCTACCTGGCCGCGTGCCGGCGGCTCGAACTGGCCCCGGCCGACTGTCTCTACGTGGGCGACGGCGGCAGTCAGGAACTCACCGGGGCCGAGCGGGCCGGGATGACGGCGGTCCGGCTGGCCGCGCCGGACCTGGCCGAACACCTGGTCTTCAACGCCGAGCGGGGCTGGGCGGGCCCGGTGCTGAATTCGCTGACCGAGGCGCTCGAGCTGGTCGACCCGGCCGTCGAGCCGATCGCCTCCGCCCTCCCCTGA
- a CDS encoding PhzF family phenazine biosynthesis protein yields MSTLAYEIVDVFTDRPFAGNPLAVVFGAEGLATEQMQALALEFNLSETVFVLPPTQVGATYRARIFTPADELPFAGHPSVGAAVTASRRGMFGVGRVTQECGAGVLPIEVTATGATLTGGTPTLGPELDPEPLLEMAGLTAADHAGPAPRVAGCGLEFPYLPVRPDAVARARVNAAAAERYGVEHVSVFSWNAGAQTAHARVFVPGLGVPEDPATGSAALGLGVWLVASGLLPGEGSSAYAVRQGVEINRPSALACTVTALGGSAVGATVSGQVMPVARGEIAVPPFVG; encoded by the coding sequence ATGTCGACCTTGGCCTACGAGATCGTGGACGTCTTCACCGACCGTCCCTTCGCCGGCAACCCCCTGGCCGTGGTGTTCGGCGCCGAAGGGCTGGCCACCGAGCAGATGCAGGCGCTCGCGCTGGAGTTCAACCTGTCCGAGACGGTGTTCGTGCTGCCGCCCACACAGGTCGGGGCGACCTACCGCGCGCGGATCTTCACTCCGGCCGACGAGCTGCCGTTCGCCGGGCACCCCAGCGTCGGCGCCGCGGTCACCGCAAGCCGACGCGGGATGTTCGGGGTGGGCCGGGTCACCCAGGAGTGCGGCGCCGGCGTGCTGCCGATCGAGGTGACCGCGACCGGCGCGACGCTCACCGGCGGCACGCCCACCCTCGGCCCCGAGCTCGACCCGGAGCCACTGCTGGAGATGGCCGGGCTCACCGCCGCCGACCACGCCGGCCCCGCGCCACGGGTGGCCGGCTGCGGGCTGGAGTTCCCCTACCTTCCGGTACGCCCGGACGCGGTGGCCCGCGCCCGGGTGAACGCAGCGGCGGCGGAGCGGTACGGCGTGGAGCACGTGAGCGTCTTCTCCTGGAACGCCGGCGCGCAAACCGCGCACGCCCGGGTCTTCGTGCCGGGCCTCGGCGTGCCGGAGGACCCGGCGACCGGCTCGGCCGCCCTCGGGCTCGGCGTCTGGCTGGTGGCCAGCGGACTGCTCCCCGGCGAGGGCAGCTCGGCCTACGCGGTCCGCCAGGGCGTCGAGATCAACCGGCCGTCCGCGTTGGCCTGCACCGTGACCGCGCTCGGCGGCTCGGCGGTCGGCGCCACCGTCTCCGGCCAGGTGATGCCGGTGGCCCGCGGCGAGATCGCCGTCCCACCCTTCGTGGGCTGA